The genomic interval TCAAAGCCGATGAAATAGCCAAAGTACTTTCAAAGGTGCCAGGGATTATTAATATTCACGATGTACATATCTGGTCAATTGGTCACGGCATCCCGGCATTTTCTGCCCATGTGCAGATACATGACCAAAAGATAAGTGAGGCAGATTGCATAAGGAAGGAGATAGAGCACATGCTTTTGCATCTTGGTATACTCCACAGCGTAATTCAGATGGAATGTGCTGAATGCGATAAAAACGGGCTTTATTGCACACCTAAAACAATTGATGCTGCTGATCACAAGCATCAACACTGATAGCAGAGTGAAATCCCTTCTATGATACTGATAAGATTTGCTTTAGGAGTTTCTTCTCCATAGACCTCAAGACAGGGTTGGATTGCTTCCTTTATTCTTTCTAACAACTCGTCAAAGGATCTTGCTTGAGTATGGCAACCTTTTAATTGAGGCACTTCGGCAATGTAGTAGCCTTCTTCATCTTGCTCAATAATCACGGTGAATTCTCTCATTTTGCATCTCCTGATTTTTATTCTGAATCAAAATATCCAGCCTTTCTATAACTGTAATATCCATCTTCAGAAATTATAACATGCTCTTGAAGGCTTACATCTACTGCATTTTTTGCACTTTCAATATGCAATTTCTGCATTTTAATCAGCTTGTCAGAGCTTTGGACATAAAAATTTTTTTATATAATTAATCCCGCCTCATTAACTTAACCTTTATTTCATAAGCTTTTAGAATTACTTGACAATGATTTATAAAAAAATATTATTATTTGGCATGATGTTTGCTCTTAACAATAAAGAATTGACAATCACCTTTTAAGGTGATAATCTTTAGCCAAATGGCAGCATTTTCCGGCTCAAGAAGGAGGTATTTTATGAGAACAAAGAAAATCATAGGTTTGGTGGTAGCCCTCTCTTTGATTTTAACCACTTCAATGGCATTTGCAGCATGGAAAGGCTGGCGTGGAAGCGGTGGATGGGGTATGGGCTCACAGTATAACAGGATGTATAATCCAGCAACAGTAGAGACTATATCAGGAACTGTTGAATCAGTTGACAAGATCACACCAATGAAGGGGATGAATTACGGGGTACACCTCGTTTTAAAGACTGACAAAGAGACAATCTCTGTCCATCTCGGTCCGGGCTGGTATATCGAAAGGTTAGATACAAAGATAGAGAAAGGTGATAAGATTGAAGTAAAGGGTTCAAGGGTAACCTTTGCTGGCAAGCCAGCAATTATCGCAGCAGAGGTGAAAAAGGGAGGCAGTGTCCTCATCCTGAGAGACAGCGCAGGTATCCCTGTATGGGCAGGCTGGAGGAGATAATTTGAGATTCAAAAGCCTTGCTTTGAGCCGGAGGCAAGGCTAATATTTACTCATGAAAATAGAACTGACACCGATAGGTTTTGTAAGGACAAAAGCAAAGAGCATTCCGCGTCATTGGACAGTATCTGATGTGGAAGGTGAAATAGTTATCAATGAAGAGTATAAAGAAGGGCTTCGGGACATCAAGGCCGGACAGCACATTGTGGTGATTTTTTATTTCCATCAAAGCCCACAGTTTACCCATGAACTTCTTGTGCAAAAACCGCATCACAGTAAGGAAAGCAAAGGGGTTTTCAGTATCTGCTCTCCAGTAAGACCAAATCCCATCGGCATGTCCGTTGTAGAGGTAACAGGCATTGATGGATGCACACTACATATCAAAGGGCTTGATATGCTTGACGGCACGCCTGTCATTGACATAAAACCAATGGTTACAATGAAAGAGGCATGAGGATTGTTGAAATCACCTATGCATCAGGAACTTCTTGAGATAAGGCATCTTAAATACAGGGTAGATGGAAGAGATCTCATAAATGACCTCTCCATGACAATCCATGCCGGGGATGTCCATGCCCTTTTAGGCACAAACGGCACAGGCAAGAGCACCCTTGCGTATCTGATAATGGGATGCGAGGGGTACAGATCTTGCTCAGGAGAGATAATCTTTGAAGGGAAAATTATCAATGACCTTCCAATCCATGAGAGGGCAAGGCTCGGTATTACAATGGCATGGCAGGAGCCGGTTAGATTTGAGGGAATATCCGTTTCAGATTACCTTTCATTGAAAAACCGATTGGCCTCTTCACCTCTTCACCCATTCACCCCTTCACCAGCCTACTACCTTGAAATGGCAGGACTTAATCCAGAACTCTATCTTCACAGAATGGTTGATAAATCCTTAAGCGGCGGAGAGAGAAAAAGGATTGAGCTTGCCTCCATATTAGCTCTCTCGCCAAAACTTGCAATCCTTGATGAGCCTGACTCAGGAATAGATATGCTCTCAACTCAGGATATAATTAATGTCATTAATGCCTTTAAAGAAAACGGCTCTTCTGTTTTGCTTATAACGCATAGAGAGGAAATCGCCCTTATTGCTGACATGGCATCCCAGATATGCGGAGGGAAAATTGTATTTTCAGGTAGCCCTCATGATGTTGCGGAGTATTACAAATCAAGACAATGCCTTGTTTGTAATGGAGAGGTGTGCAGGCAGAGGACTGATTAAAAGAGCTCCCTTCAAGGATGTCTTTAAGGGTGATGGCTATTGTGTGAAAGGGCTTCATAAAGTTCTAATCCTTATTTTTTTAATAGTAACCACTGTGAATTTACCGTAAAGTTCAGTTCCAAACTTTTTAAGCAAAATAATTAAAGATGATGAAATCTTTTGAAACTCTGTGGAGTTATATCGCAAAAAGATTACTCCTATAGACTTTTCCTTATGGGCAAAAATCCACTCCCCGAAGTCCTTATCTTCAGTTATAATGATGGCATTAAAGGTTTTTGAAAGTTCCAGAACTTTTCTATCAGATGCGCCTTGATAATCTTTTAAAACAGAGATGATTTCAAAGCCAGCCTCTTTTAGGTTTAGCACTATTCTAAAGTCAAGACTTTCATCAGCGAGCAGTTTAAGATGCAATCAATTCCTCCTCTGCTATCACATCCGCAGAATATTTGATAGATGCAAGTATGTCCTCTCTTGTCAGTTGAGGATATGCCTCAAGGAGTTCTTCAATGGTCATTCCCTCTGAAAGCTTCCTCAATATCAGTTCAACAGTTATACGGGTGCCTTTAATAACTGGCTTCCCGAGCATTATATCAGGATTTGCAGTTATTCTCTCCTTATAAGACTGTGTATCCATTGCTAATCATCTCCTTTCTTTAAAACAAACCTTAAAACAGTTTATCTGTTTTCCTTACCTCCTCCCTCACCCGCTCTTTCCCAACCAGAAATCCATCAAGCAACTTTTTTTCTTTGCTTTCATTCGGTAATGTCTCTGAAACAGCCTGGCAATTATAAAATCCATTACAATTATTATATCACTATTTCCAACCAATCCTATCATATATTTAATGTCTGAGGCTTATTATAGAAATCCACTTCATCCGGTAGAGAAAAAACTCCTTTTCAACATCTCCATCTACACCAATCCTGTGTTAGTGTTGTGGTTGATGATTAAGTCAAGTTCCTCATCTGTAAAACCATAATGACGGGCAAGGATAAGAATTATTCTTTAGCTAATAATAATGCCATTTTTAGAGCTTCATCTGATATATAAAATCTGTGTCTCTTTAAACCCTCCAGAAGGGGTTTTATTTCAGAGATTATTCCCTTATGCTTGGCAGCAATAAGTAAGCCCAATGTGCCAATAACAGGAATCTCTAAAGATTTTGCCAATCTCCTTGCCTTGAGATCGTCAAATAATAAAGTGTCAGCTTTTATTGAACGGAATAGGGCAATTGCCTCTGCTTCACCTATATCAACTTCCAGATAGAATTTTTCAGCATCTGATAACTCTTTATTTGAAAGATTTTCAACAAATATCCATCCAGGTGTCACATAATCACCTGGTCTGAGCCATTCTTTATCAACAGAAGGCGGTATCAATACTTTATTAAATAATCTGCCAAGTATCCAGAGATGATCTACTTTATCAAAGAGTATTAAAGGACTTGTATTAGAGACAGCAATCATGAATTACTTCACTATGGTTTTTACTTCTTCTTCAAGCTCTTCCGCAGTTATACGAATAAATGGTATCCCCTTCCTCCCCGCATATCTGATAAATTCAAATCTTTCCATACCAAGTATTTCTGCTGCCTTTCCGCTGGACAATCTACCTTCTCTATATAATTCAAGCACTGCCGCTTCCTTGATTAACTCAGCACTATCCTGATAGGTAGTTGCAAGCTTATCAAGAACTTCGGATGGCAATGTTATTTGTATTGTTCTAATCGGCATATTACACCTCCGTCTTTATGCCTTGGTTTTTACTTGCATTATTATATATCATCCTTCAGTGTCTTTTCCCATCCCGTATTTGATGCCTGAAGGCCTCTTATATTTCACAATGTTCCAGTAAATTATAACACTCCTTGTGATTTTTCCTTCCTTATCCTCTCAAGCAATAATGATGCGGGTTCATCATCAAGGTTCTGAGGAACTAGTTTGCCCTCAAAGGCTCGTTTGAGAATGCTCTGTTAATAGTAATTACGGCAAATTAACCCCGACTTTTAGGATGTATTTACCTCAAAAACTCTATTTCTTTGTTAACTGACTTAAACAGATTTGATATGTTGCCATCAGGGTTTAAATGGCCCACAACTATATGGTCTGCTATATCTATCATGACCTTATTCCTTATCATTGCAGTTTCTGCGGTAACCCTTTTGACCTCTCTATCAAAGGGGGAAAGGATGAGAAGTCTTCCAACATCGAGGGGCTTTTTGAGTTCTGGTTCAATCCTTTTCTTCATCCCCCTTGCCAAAATAATGATTAAAGGCTGATGACCCCTTAAAAGATAACGAAGGACATCTTTTTCAATCAGGCTATGAAAGCCTGATATGACACATCTTCCCTCATCTCGCATCCTGACTGCCCAGTCATGGCACCTGAGAATCGCATCACCATGGATGTTTCTACTGCATAGAAATGCGGTCTTATGCCATGTGAGTATGCCTGTGTTACCCACATGGTCCTTAATAATGCCTGAATTGAGGATCTCCTCTTGAGTCATAGAGGGGCTAGAATAGGAAGTTTATTAAGTGGATAGAGTTTCTCTTTGAACTGCATGAGACGTTTGAAGGCTATTTCTATCAACTCTTTTTTAAAAACATCGTATTTCCTTTTACTCCATCTGAGGATAGCCTTCTGGAAGTCTTCAATGGTCTGAATCTTATTTTCGCGGTCGTTAAATAATATCCAGTCAACAGTTGCAAGTAATTCAAGCCCGAAAGGTGATTCAAATCCTTCTATAATCTTTGAAATTATTTCAATTCTCTGGATTTCTGTGTCTGAGCAGTATTTATCTATAAAGTCTTTGATTTCAGCAAGTTTTTCATTATTCAGATATATATTATCGTAGGGCCTGCTATCAAGAATTGGTTTCTCCGTAAGGAGATATGAGCCCCTCAGGTGATGTAATAAATGCTGGAGATTGTGGGCATATGGACCATAATAATATTTTTTGAATTGCAATTTCAGGTCTGCTTGTCCGAGTCTCTGGAGAAAATAGGCAACTTTTTGTATCTCAAGGAGTGTAATTTCATAACCAAGGACTCTATACAATTCAACCAGATAAAGGAGCATCGCCCTTTGTTTGGTTAGCTTAGCATTTGTTGATATGGGCATCAGATTTATACTATCAGGCTCATAGACAAGAATCTCTATATCCAATTCTCCGAGTTTGTCCTCAATAATTCTTTTGACCTTTTCCCACTTCAACCCACCCTGACCTGCTCCAATGGGCGGGATAGCTATGGATTTTATGTTCAAGTCTTTGATAACCTTAATCAAATCATCAAGTCCTGCCTCTATAAATCCGTAACTTGAGCGATGCATCCAGTGTTTCTTTGTAGGGAAGTTAATGATCCATCTGGGATTAATAAGGCTGTTTGTTGATGTAACAAACATCTTTCCAATAGTAACCCTGCCTTCTTCGCATGTCTTTTTATAGAGTCTGTAATTCTCAGGGAACCTCTCTTTGAACTGTAGGGCGATCCCCTTACCCATAACACCAACAGTATTTACAGAATTCACCAGTGCTTCGGCGTTGCTTTCAAAGATATTTCCTTTGATAAATTTAATCATGGCTCAAAATACCATTCTGGTTTTATCGTGACAAAAAAATCCTGGCTTGGCCTCTCTATCATATCGTTTATTATATTATACATCTTTTCTGTCTTACAGCCTATACCCATAATTGCTGTCACAGGCAAGTGTTTATAAACAAGACATTCTGCCTGTTTAATTTCTTTCCTTTCAGTTCCATATTGTCTGCCCCATTTATTACTTTCAATTATATCCCAATTGAGTTTCTTAAGGTCTGCATATTTGTTATAAAATTGGGCATAATCCAACTTCGCATGTCTATTAGTAAAGACATATTTAATCTTCATCCCTTCCAGCTTTTCAACACTGCTCACTATATAAATTATATCCTCTTGCGGGGTCTTTATAACCTCTGGGTCATTGCCCATTGCTATAACATAGAGCATAGGAGACCTTACAGTAAAATAAAATGGCACATAATCGGCAAGGGTACCGGAAGGCTCTATAGGCACTTGCCGTTCATTCCTTTTATCTATAAGCGACGGAAAGCCAATTTGTATGAAATTAGGGTCATTAATATTAGAATTCTGACAATGAATGCCGTTTTGCAGTATAAAAGGGAGATTTCTGTAATGGGTGATCCTATATATAAAGGTTGAATTCATCCTTCTTCATCTTCCCCATCTGCAGTAATGCCCATCCTGTATTTGATGTCATAGTTGATGATGAAGTCAAGTTCCTCCTCAGTGAAACCATAGTGCCTTGCAAGCACACAGTCTATCTCGTCTATGATGGGTTTGGAGAGTTTATGATAATACTCATACTTCGTTTGTTTGGTTCCCACATAACATTTTTTGTTATCAAGGTCCTCCATTAACTTATCAGTAAATTCAGAAAGTGGCGCTTTAATAAAGGTTGACATCTGATTTAAATCTAACAGGAAACTATCTAATTCTTTGGATGTAATATGCCATCCATCACTTATAATTTCCCAAAACCAAAAATATAATGTTGAGTTGAAAACCGAAACCAGAATTTTCTTATCTAATTCAGTGGTTGTTTGAATTTTTTTATATTCATTAGATGCCATAAGTTCTGTAAAACATTTACCCCAGTACATCATTCTCATGGCCAAATAAAATGATGATTGACCATGAAAATTTTTTGAGATTGCACATTGTTGTGAGGCAATCTTGCGAATAATTTCTTTTTCAATTGAACTGCCGCCTTTTAACCAGCATAATGAATTATCAGTAGATGGATAATATATTAGAACCTCCATTAAATGTTTACGCTCATCTTTATTTTCTTTGCTATACCAATGTTTATATGCCGTAGTTAACAACATATTTTGGGTATTTGTTAAAGATTTTTTAAATAAAATTATAGATAATTTTTGGTGGACTCCAGTAAAAAGTGATCCTGGTCTGTCGGCATAGGTGCTACACCATGTAAAATCTGAATTTTGAGTTAATATCTTGCGAACTGGCTCCATTCGTGGTGTACTTGGTAACGAAATTGGTACTATTAAGCCTAAATCGCCTTGTTTGACTAATAATTGATCTCCCCTCTCCACCACAAACGCATACAGATTCCCACATTCCTCTGTCTCATATCCTTTGATTGTGTATTGTTTCTTTACCTTGTTGTATTCCACATAAGGTGGATTGCCTATTATCACATCAAATCCACCTTTTTCATGGACAATGCCATAGAATTCTATAAACCAGTGAAAGGGCTGGTGGGTCTTGAGCCATTGTTCATATTGGCTTCTTTTATTTACATCTATTCCATATTCACCAGCGAGGTATTTGTTTAATTCCTCTTCTAATGCCTTAAGCCTACTGCGTATCTCCTGTTTATGCTCTGGTGGGACTATGCCGTCTCCCTCTGTCTGGTATCTCCTGAAGGCATCAAATGCCTGCTGTAGGTCTGCTGCCTTTGTGGTTATTTTCTGCATTGAGTTTTCAAAATCAAATTTGGTTGTAACTGCCCTTTCTACATCCTCATATCTTGCAAAGCCAACAAGGGTATTTCCTGCCCTAATGTTAAAGTCCATATCAGGAAGTGGCTCAATACCAAAGTTGGGTTTATCCGGGTCAGGGTCAACCTGTGCAGCGAGTTTCAAAAATAGCCTGAGTTTACATATCTCCACCGCCTCTTCCATGATGTCAACACCATAGAGGTTGTTGAGGATTATACTTTTGTAAATAAAATACTGCCTGTTTGGATGGTTTTCCACCATCTCAAGGATGTTTGAGAAGTCTTCCATCTTTTTGTGTGGCAAGAGAGGGTAGCCATGAGGGGTGTATTTGACCTTTCCATTATGCTTTGCTGCCTCGTCTTTTAGCATCTCCTCCATCCTGTCAAGACATGATTCATAAAGAGGTTCAAGGATATTGAGGGCTGTAAACAAGAAGGCACCTGAACCACAGGTTGGGTCAAGAACAGTGATGTCTCTTATTGCACCCCAGAAGGCACGGAGCAATTCAGGACTTTCACAGTTTGCAATCACATCCTGGGCAAACTGCCTTATATCAAGGTTGTATGTAATAAAGTCGTTTATGTCTCTGATCTCGCCTGAGAGTATCTTTTTCTTTACTTCCTCATACCTCTGCCTTCTTGCTATGACCTCTCGCCATATCTCTGTTGGTAGGGCATATTCTGAGGGTGCTGGTTTGTTCCAGTCCTTTCTTAACTTGATGGTAAGGATGTCATTTATTGACTCTACCTCACCAACTATGTTGTGCAGTGTGGAAGGATTAAGCCCATTTGCAATGTTTTCAGGAAGTGACAGGGGGCGGCCAAGAGGACGATCATTGTAAACATCCCATGTAATCCCGTGTCTTACCGCATGGTATATGTATCTGTCAGGGTTTTCCTGTAGGATATTCCATATTGTCTTACCATCAGAATTTTCAAAGGCACTCTTACATCTTGACTTTACCCTATCAAAGATAAAGGGGATTATTGTATTTTTGCTTATGTATTCTGTAATATCCTCCTTCGTGTAGTAGGCCCCCATCTCTTTCTGGTTGATGTATTTTTCAAATATGTAACCAAGAATGTCAGGGTTGATCTCCTCCCTACCACTGGCACTTTTAATAGACCTTTCAGGGTCAAGGACCCAGTCGTATTCATCAAAATAGTCAAAGATTGATTCAAAGGCACTGTCAGGTATTTGAATATCATGACCGTACTTTTCTTCAACTGGATGGACATCAAATATCCCACCATTTATATATGGCACCCTGCCAAGCAGTTCCTCAAGTTCAGGAGAGTGTTTTATCTTTCCAAGACCCTCGTGGAACAGGCGAAGTAAAAAGTAACGATAGAAGGAGTAAAACCTGTCTTTACCAAATCTTGCCTGCATCATCCTCAGGCGATTTCTTAAATAATGGGGGTCTCCATCAAGAAAGCCCTTTTTCTGTATGAAGTATAAAAACATGAGCCTGTTGAGCATTACAGAGGCATACCACTCTCTGTCTTCGGGTATAGGTATTGCCTCTATAAAATCAAGAAACTTTGCATGCTCTTTCTTAAACCTATCATAGAATCTCTTTGTAACCCTTTCCACATCAAAGGCAGTTCTTGCCCTCTGGGCAACCTGTGTTATAGAGATACCCTGTTCTTCTTCCTCAAGAGAGATATACAGATGCTGGAGTTTTGTCAAAAGTGAATCCCCAGGCTGATTGCTCATATACTCAAATGTTCTTGGTCTGAGCGGTCTTGAGGGCTCCCTTTTTACCCACATCCATAACTGTCTTGATTTATCAGAACTTAAAAAGACTATAAGATGCTCAAAACTCGTTTCAGATAGTTTTCTTTCAAGTTTAAGGCGGGTATTGTGGTCAGGAAGTCTGTTGTCATGGCTTGTGTGCTGCCAGACTACAAAGCCCTTTTTCTCGGCAATTGCCTTAAGTTCATAATTTGTATCATTAACAGGAATTGCAATGGTGTTATGGCAGGGTTCCCAGCCCAGTTCTTCAATAAAGAGCCTTTTCAGGTCTGCACTTTGAAGGAGTGGTCTTGCACGGACAAAATCAAAGGACATAATTTACTCCCCTCTTATACCAAGAGAACAAATAATCATAGGTTCAGAAACTGATGTATCCTCCCTCTGGACACAGAGACGGTCCTCTTCATAAAGGGTGATTATCAGTTCGGCAAGCCTCTCGTCAGATATGCCTACCCTCAGTTCTCTATTAATCAGGTCTCTGGCATACTCTGTTAGCGGTCTTTCATAGATAGCATCTATGGCTAAGTGGAGTGTCTTTATATCAAAAAGGGTCCCGCTTATCTTCTGTGCATAATCCTTGAGTTTCTCATAGGCACGCCTTCGTGCACTGGTTGGCCTGCCAAGTTGCCCTCCTGTGAGGGGGTGTTCCTTGTGGATGTATTGCACTGCACTCTTCACGAGTTCGTGATGATTCTCAAGCCTTTGAAGTGCTGGGGTGTCAGGACTACACTCTGCGGCACGGAAAATCTCATACTGAGACTCTGTAACTATGTTTCCATCTTCATCAAGCCAGGCAAGGGCATCATTTCCATCAGCAGTTCGGACATAGACCATGACACCTGTTGACTTTGTCCCAGCGCTGATAGTTGAGATAGGTTTTGTTGAAAAGACAACATTTGGCAGGTCGGGTATCTTATTTTTGAGTTCTGGTTTTATATCACAGGCATTCTTCCATACCTGATAGGCATAAGAAGCGAGGTCAACCTCTTCGTCCTCTGGGTCATCAAGGACATCGGATTTTTCAGTAAAAAGGTCTCTGATGACATCATCATGTCTCTCATCCTCAAAGAATGCCTCATCTGTACCGATGACCTCGGCGTTTTCTCTGAGCCTCTGCCTTATCCTTGAACGGAGCCTAATCAGGCGCTCAACACCTTCAGCGGGAAGGAAGGTGTAACAAAGGACTTCTTCTGATGACTGCCCGATTCTGTCAACCCTTCCCGCTCTCTGGACAAGACGGATTATTGCCCATGGGAGGTCGTAATTCACAATTATATGACAATCCTGAAGATTCTGTCCCTCGCTTAATACATCCGTTGTAATCAATACCCTTAATTCATCTATTTCACCAGTTATTTGATTACTACGAGGACTGAGCCTCTGGGCATAGCGTGTTGGATTCTCCGTGTCTCCTGTAACACCTGCCAAGTTATCAATGCCAAGTTCTTTGAGTTTACTTTCAAGGTATTCTACAGTATCTGAAAACTGTGAGAAGATGAGTATTTTTTCATCAGAGTGCGTTTGTGTAATCAATTCATAGAGAGACTTGAATTTATTGTCCTTTTCTGTCACCCATTCTTGAGCAAGTTCAAGTATCTCTGAGAGTCGCTCAGAATCTTTCTGCAGGTGTCCTTTAAGTTCATCAACAAATAGTGTGGGCCTGAGCCAGTCAAAGTTGTTTGAATATCTATTCTTGAGGAGACTGTAGTAGGCTCCTGCAAGTCTGGAAAAATCATCAGATAATTCCCCTGCAGATGCTCGCTCATTATCTTCATCAATGCCAAATAATATATCCTCACTATCGCTATCCTTATTCCTCGTATCAAACAACGCTGCATCCTGTGTCCCTATGGGGAGAGGTAGTCCATTTTCAATGGCATAAATATAGATCTGGTTTCTCAAAATATGCCTTTTAATTGACAGAAGAAAGGAATGTCCACTACTTTCAAGCCGCTTAAAAAGGTTTGTTCTGCAGAACCCTATGAGTCTTTTGCCTGCCCTTGATAGGTTTCTTATTATTCTGTCCTCATCTGTTGTTGGCGGTTCATCAGGCATAGGTTTCAGGTAATTGCCAAGACCATATCGTGGTAGATGGAGGTTACAGATTATGTCTACAACCCTGTCTGAATAGAGCCGGGCAAATTGATCATCAGGGTCATTATCATTGACAGAAAAGGAGAGAGTTTTCGGTAGCCTTTTGGGGAAATAAAACCGGTTGTTGCCCTCAAGTACCAGAAACTTTCTGTCATCCTTCCTCTTGGTTCTTCCACAGGTTGGGCAGATATTCTGCGTTGCGGTAAGTATTGTATTGCAGGATGAACACTCCACATAGGCATAGTTTCTCTCAACAAAACTCCTCGTCCTCCTTACCATAAAGAGTCTCATCAACTCACGCCAGTCATCAGGATAGTGGCTCTTTTCAAAGGCGGCCAGACTGTTCACAGGACATTGATGTCTTCTGGTAAACTCGTCAATCCTGCCATCGCACTCACGCCTGATATACTCCTCAGGGCTGATGCCAACTTGCTCATCTGCGTCAAGAAAAAGCCTTAACTGGTTTGCAAGGTCAAGATACATCTTATTATAGGGTGTTGCAGAAAGGAGTATGCACTTGCTCCCGTTCCTTTCGATGTAGTCCCTTATTATAGCCCATCTCCTCCCTTCACGATTGCGGAGATTATGACTCTCGTCAATAATA from Dissulfurispira thermophila carries:
- a CDS encoding type II toxin-antitoxin system HicB family antitoxin, which encodes MREFTVIIEQDEEGYYIAEVPQLKGCHTQARSFDELLERIKEAIQPCLEVYGEETPKANLISIIEGISLCYQC
- a CDS encoding DNA-binding protein, encoding MRTKKIIGLVVALSLILTTSMAFAAWKGWRGSGGWGMGSQYNRMYNPATVETISGTVESVDKITPMKGMNYGVHLVLKTDKETISVHLGPGWYIERLDTKIEKGDKIEVKGSRVTFAGKPAIIAAEVKKGGSVLILRDSAGIPVWAGWRR
- the tsaA gene encoding tRNA (N6-threonylcarbamoyladenosine(37)-N6)-methyltransferase TrmO, whose translation is MKIELTPIGFVRTKAKSIPRHWTVSDVEGEIVINEEYKEGLRDIKAGQHIVVIFYFHQSPQFTHELLVQKPHHSKESKGVFSICSPVRPNPIGMSVVEVTGIDGCTLHIKGLDMLDGTPVIDIKPMVTMKEA
- a CDS encoding ATP-binding cassette domain-containing protein, with protein sequence MKSPMHQELLEIRHLKYRVDGRDLINDLSMTIHAGDVHALLGTNGTGKSTLAYLIMGCEGYRSCSGEIIFEGKIINDLPIHERARLGITMAWQEPVRFEGISVSDYLSLKNRLASSPLHPFTPSPAYYLEMAGLNPELYLHRMVDKSLSGGERKRIELASILALSPKLAILDEPDSGIDMLSTQDIINVINAFKENGSSVLLITHREEIALIADMASQICGGKIVFSGSPHDVAEYYKSRQCLVCNGEVCRQRTD
- a CDS encoding DUF5615 family PIN-like protein, which translates into the protein MHLKLLADESLDFRIVLNLKEAGFEIISVLKDYQGASDRKVLELSKTFNAIIITEDKDFGEWIFAHKEKSIGVIFLRYNSTEFQKISSSLIILLKKFGTELYGKFTVVTIKKIRIRTL
- a CDS encoding DUF433 domain-containing protein — protein: MDTQSYKERITANPDIMLGKPVIKGTRITVELILRKLSEGMTIEELLEAYPQLTREDILASIKYSADVIAEEELIAS
- a CDS encoding DUF3368 domain-containing protein; this translates as MIAVSNTSPLILFDKVDHLWILGRLFNKVLIPPSVDKEWLRPGDYVTPGWIFVENLSNKELSDAEKFYLEVDIGEAEAIALFRSIKADTLLFDDLKARRLAKSLEIPVIGTLGLLIAAKHKGIISEIKPLLEGLKRHRFYISDEALKMALLLAKE
- a CDS encoding UPF0175 family protein — its product is MPIRTIQITLPSEVLDKLATTYQDSAELIKEAAVLELYREGRLSSGKAAEILGMERFEFIRYAGRKGIPFIRITAEELEEEVKTIVK
- a CDS encoding DNA-binding protein; the encoded protein is MGNTGILTWHKTAFLCSRNIHGDAILRCHDWAVRMRDEGRCVISGFHSLIEKDVLRYLLRGHQPLIIILARGMKKRIEPELKKPLDVGRLLILSPFDREVKRVTAETAMIRNKVMIDIADHIVVGHLNPDGNISNLFKSVNKEIEFLR
- the darG gene encoding type II toxin-antitoxin system antitoxin DNA ADP-ribosyl glycohydrolase DarG; the protein is MIKFIKGNIFESNAEALVNSVNTVGVMGKGIALQFKERFPENYRLYKKTCEEGRVTIGKMFVTSTNSLINPRWIINFPTKKHWMHRSSYGFIEAGLDDLIKVIKDLNIKSIAIPPIGAGQGGLKWEKVKRIIEDKLGELDIEILVYEPDSINLMPISTNAKLTKQRAMLLYLVELYRVLGYEITLLEIQKVAYFLQRLGQADLKLQFKKYYYGPYAHNLQHLLHHLRGSYLLTEKPILDSRPYDNIYLNNEKLAEIKDFIDKYCSDTEIQRIEIISKIIEGFESPFGLELLATVDWILFNDRENKIQTIEDFQKAILRWSKRKYDVFKKELIEIAFKRLMQFKEKLYPLNKLPILAPL
- the darT gene encoding type II toxin-antitoxin system toxin DNA ADP-ribosyl transferase DarT yields the protein MNSTFIYRITHYRNLPFILQNGIHCQNSNINDPNFIQIGFPSLIDKRNERQVPIEPSGTLADYVPFYFTVRSPMLYVIAMGNDPEVIKTPQEDIIYIVSSVEKLEGMKIKYVFTNRHAKLDYAQFYNKYADLKKLNWDIIESNKWGRQYGTERKEIKQAECLVYKHLPVTAIMGIGCKTEKMYNIINDMIERPSQDFFVTIKPEWYFEP